The Gopherus flavomarginatus isolate rGopFla2 chromosome 18, rGopFla2.mat.asm, whole genome shotgun sequence genome segment TCCAAACACCTAGTTAAAAAAAGGGTTTTGCTGGAAAATACCTGTGGTGAGAAATGCCTGGTAAATAGCCACTTGGGACCCAAAACCGTGTCTTGCCTGATGTACTTTTTGGTACCAAACCCACCCCCTAGCTCCCCTCAAGCAATGAGCTGGACTCTGTCacacccgcagcccctgccctgccggaATTCAAATCCCAGGCCCGACACTTcattccacacacacaaaaacaaccaaaaaaaaagtgttttaattaataataataattaaaaaactgAGATAATGAAGATTCCACCCTAAATCGGAGCTGTGGAGAGGGAGCAGCTGGCCAGGCCGGGCACCTTGAAGTGATCTGGGCTTGACATGGGGCCAGTTCTGTCATTGGATTTCCTTCTCTGGGGCGATTGGGAGGCGGGGAGTCCTTGTGGGGGGGCATCCTGCTCCCCTGCCTCTACCTGCAGCCATTTGGGGGCCCCAGACGGAAAAACATGACGTGAAGATTGGTCTCGGTGATGGTGGGCCTTCCGTGATGGCCCCCAGCCGTTGGTCACTGTTTGAGGCAGGATACCGGGGCAGATGGGCCTCTGGGACTgatccagggcagggaaggggtgggatacCAAGTTAGATAGGCCAGCGGCGCTGCTCCATGGAGCAGGAGAGGGCCGGATACCGGGGTACATGGGCCATCAGGAGCAATATGAGCCTATTTCTAGGGAATGTAGAGTTAACACGACCCTCTATGGGGGTGGCCAGGAcaacccccttcctcccctcaacCACTGGCTGTAGGACTGAGCTATCTGTCCCTAGAGGGAACAGGCCCCATGCCACATTCTCTGctcctctgagccagccagtccctgccccaaggacggatgggagccggtgccccctagaggggaaaggccttgtaCTCCATTTCCCATCCCCTAGTGAATTACCACCCATAACCCCAGTATTTACCCGAGTGCTCCAGGACCCACATGGGCTCGGACTGAACCGATCCAGGCTGCCCTGCCCTATCTGCGAGGGGCAGCCTCTGTCTTGGGGCGCCGTAGGAGGCATCTGTGGGGAGGCCAATGCCTTGGGCTAGGGCACAGAGGGGCTGCCCACAGGGGTACAGGGCACGTCCCCCTCCCCTAGGCAGGGTGTGGGCGTACAGTAGAGACCACCATGCCCCCAGAGTCAGGGGCCCACGTGGGGACAAGGGATGCTACCTGGCTAAGCCATGGGGACTTGCCAGGCTGGCTTCGGGGCTCCCCGTGCCCGTCAGGCTGTGGGTGGTGTCGGTCCAGCTCCGGGGCTCCCCGTGCCCGTCGGGGTGCGGGCGGTGTCGGTCCGGCTCCGGGGCTCCCCGTGACCATCGGGATGCGGGCGGTGTCGGTCCGACACCGGGGCTCCCCGTGACCATCGGGATGCGGGCGGTGTCGGTCCGACACCGGGGCTCCCCGTCCCCGTTGGGGTGTGGGTGGTGTCGGTCAGGCTCCGGGGCTCCGCGTGCCCGTCGGGGTGCGGGCGGTGTCGGTCCGGCTCCGAGGCTCCCCGTGCCCGTCGGGGTGCGGGCGGTGTCAGTCCGGCTCCGGGGCTCCCCGTGCCCGTCGGGGTGCGGGCGGTGTCGATCCGGCTCCGGGGCTCCCCGTGCCCGGTCGGTTCGGCTCCGGGGCTCCCCGTGCCCATCAGGGTGCGGGCGGTGTCAGTCCGGCTCCGGGGCTCCCCGTGCCCATCGGGGTGCGGGCGGTGTCGGTCCGGCTCCAGGGCTCCCCGTGCCCGTCAGGGCGGCTTCCCATGCCCGTCGGGGCGGTGTCAGTTTGGCTCCAGGGCTCCCCGTGCCCGTCGGGGAGGCGCCAGTCCGGCTCCGGGCCTCCCCGTGCCTGTCGGGGCCGCGCCGGTCTGGCTCCAGGACTCCCCGTGCCCGTCGGGGCCGCGCCAGTCTGGCTTCGAGCCTCCCTGTGCCCGTCGGGGCCACGCCGGTCTGGCTCCAGGACTCCCCGTGCCCGTCAGGGCCACGCCGGTCTGGCTCCAGGACTCCCCATGCCCATCGGGGCCACGCCAGTCCGGCTCCAAGCCTCCCCGTGCCCACGGGGGCGGCGCCAGTCCGGCTCCAGGACTCCCTGTGCCCATCAGGGCGTGGGCGGCTGCTGGCGGTGCTTGCGCCGGATGTGCCGCTGGAGCGTGTTGCGCTCGCCGAAGCGCATGTGGCAGTCCTCGCACTGGAAGGGGCGCTCGCCCGTGTGCACGCGCTGGTGGTGGGCCAGCTCGCCGGCGTCGCGGAAGCTGCGCTGGCAGATGGGGCACTGGTGGGGCTTGCGCCCGGCGTGGGTGTACTTGTGCCGCTCCAGGTGGGACGTGCGCTTGAAGGCCTTGCCGCAGGCCCGGCAGACGTGGGGCTTGTGCTCCGAGTGGGTGATGCTGTGCCGCTGCAGGTAGGAGAGGTACTCGAAGGTCCGCGAGCACACCGGGCAGCAGTACACCTTCCGCAGGCCCGCCCGCTCGCCCGCTGCGCCCGCCTCCTCCACCAGCACCGTGTAGGGCAACCCCTGGCTGTCGATCAGCAGGTAGCGACCGTAGCGTGCAGCCTCGCCCTGCTCCGGCCCGGCCTCCCCGGGGCCGGGTGGCCAGGGTGGGGCCCGGGGGGCGCGCGGCCGGGCGGCCTCCTCGTCCTCCTCCAGTTTGAGCCGGCGCCCGGACGGCGCCTCCCGGGCCGGGGGCTGGTGCCGGGAGTCAGCACCTCCGTCCCTGGGGGGCCGCGGGCCGAAGGGGTGGAGATCCATGGGGCGGGCGGCGCCCTCTGCTGGCGGGACCAGCTCAGAGCGTCTGGAAAGAGAAACGGGGACGGGAGGGAACGATCAGGCGTGTGTCATAGACCCCACACCAAATACAGTAGTCTCTGAGGGCTCGGGGCACGGGCAAGGATGAGGCCTTTTCCCTCTGAGGGGCGCAggctcccattcagcccctggagGTTCCTGGGTCCCAGCTCAGTTCCCAGTGGAAGGAGTGGCCTCCCACATCACCCCATGGCCACAGCAACACTCGCTGGcccccccctcactgccccaatGCTCCCGTTCCACCCCCTGCTACCACCCACTGCCCCTGGCATCCCCCGTCACCTCCCCACTGCCCCggctcaccccactgccccctcctaaccccctgccaccccttgcaCCCCCCATCCCGTcatcctccactgcccctgccacCCCTGGCATCGCCCCCCCGGGGGCTAATTTACCTTCCCAGGCACCGGTGCCCAGCGTCCCGTCTCCGGGGTCATGGCAGCTCTGGTGCCCACATGGCCGGCCGGGCCAGCGCCGGGCACGGTGCCCTCAGCTCATGGCAGCGCTGGGGCCGGCTCCAAGCCGGGCCGGGGAGGGATCCAGCAGCTCTGTCCTGGTTCCAGCTGAGGGGGCGGCACCGGTCCGGTCCAGGTTGGGGCGGCACCGGTCCAAACCCGGCTGGATTTGGTGGTTCCGGTCcgatccaggctgggggggtggtaCCGGTCCGGtccaggcggggggggcggtaCCGGTTCGGTCCAGGCGGGGGGGCGGTACCTGTCCAGTCCGGTCcggtccaggctggtggggggcggcaccggtccagtcccagctgggggGGTCGGTACCGGTCCGGTCcgatccaggctggggggggcggcACCGGTCGGGCCCGGTCCAGGCTGGGGGGGCGCAGTaccggtccggtccggtccgatccaggctgggggggggcggcaccGGTCGGGCCCggtccaggctggggggggcgcagtaccggtccggtccggtccgaTCCAGGCTGGGGGGCGGTACCGGTCCAGGCTCTACGCGCCCGGCGCCCCCCTGCGCCCCCCAGGCTCCACGCGCCACGTGCCACCCCCTGCGGGCTCTGGCGCCCTGTGACGGCCCCGGGTCcctggcgtgggggggggggccggggggggccagtctgtctctgtctgtccgtccctccACCCGCAGCAGGAGCCGGTGTCGCTGCAAAAGGCGACCGGGTGGAAACGCCGCGCTCCAATCcggccccggacgcctgggttccgagGCGAGActgggcggtggggggaggcagATACCCCCCAACCCTCAAGGGAAAACCCAGCCACAGCCCGACGGGGCGGCGCGGGgggaagactgaccccaggcaaCTCCCCGCAGGCCACCTGTGTCCATCAGTCTGCACACAccgcccagagctggagagaacccaggcgtcctggctcccagccccccctctccgctctaaccactagcccccactcccctcccagagccggagagaacccaggcgtcctggctcccagccccccctctccgctctaaccactagcccccgctcccctcccagagccggagagAACccgggcgtcctggctcccagtcccctcccccgctctaaccactaatTGAATGAATCAAAATTATCTCTATTCCCCCCCCTTGTCTCTTTAGGGTATTTTCTCACTTGACCAcactgcgggggcggggggctgtggACGGCAGGTGCCCAGTGGGACCTGTGCTGGGTGGTCTCCAATTCACCTCCCTAGTTAGGGTGTCTGTCAGAGCAGAGCAGTGAGCTGGATCGGGGCCGGCACCCCCTAGACGGGAGAAGCCACGTGCCCCATTCCCTCGTCGccgcccccccagccagccagtccctgcctttGTTTTCCTGGGCCAATCTCCCATTTGTGTGGTTGGTTGCTCAGAAGGGTTTTTGttgagagattgtgtgtgtgtgtgtgtgtgtgtgtgtgtgtgtgtacagatccCACAGAGCAGGgtccagcccctccagcagggggcgacacacacacacacacacacacacacacacacacactctctctctctctctctctcagggctcATCCCCTCCATGCTGGACTAGTTTGCTCTTGTAACTTTAATATTGTTTCTAGTGGAAGCCGCCAGCTCCCCGttccccctagaatggcatccccGGGCTCGTCCCCATCCGGCATCTTTATTGTGCCGCTCTCGCGCTTTGCCTTTCACCAGATCATTTCGCGATTACGTTCCCCCACGTGGCCGTCCACCGTCCGGCTCTTGGCCagatcctccccaccccacccccgtcctcCACCTTGGGAAACAAAGGACTTGTCCCCAGTGCCATCCAAGGACTCAGACGCTCCATCTTGTCTTCTGGAGGGTTAAAAGTCCCTGATCTCCATCAGATCCGGtcagtggcggattaacaaatttggtgcccctaggccctcaaaaaaatGCCCCCCACCGCCGCCACCTCACCTCTGTTCCCCTGCGGTAAACCTGGGACGGAGGCGGGAGAACGGGAATTGTGGCGCTTGGGGAATGGTGGCAGTGgagaggaggtgagctggggcggggagcggttcccgGCCCCCCTGGGTTACGCCCCGCGCCAGCGGGCCCCATCTCACCTCTGCTGTGCCTCCTCCAAGCGCACCGCTActcgcttctctctccctcccagcgctttcgcGCAGCAAGCCTGGCAGGGAGGTGGAAAGAGGGAAGCGCGGggcgcctgggggaggaggcgggctggggatttggggaaggggcagacttGGGGACGGGGTCACGAGCAAATGTGCTGCCTCTGaaaatttgccaccctaggccgaggccttgttggcctaggcgataatacgccGCCGGGTCCAGTGCTTTGGATACGTCTGTTATTGGCTCTAAAAATGTCTCGTCTGCCTCCTCATTTGGCggcctggagctggaggtgggaggaTTTATCAGCAAATATCGGTAGACGTCAATTTCCACATCAATTTCCCCACACACGCCTGGGCCCATGACTTGCTACCAACCTGGAGATTCATCTCAGTTTCCAGCGAGGCCCAGGCAGCaccctgctgctggaggacttGGTCGGGTTTGCTAAGTCACTATGTATATTTTGCTGGGTGCTGGTGACGAACGGCACTATAAAGCATTCAcgttttgaatctcagcatctgcCGTCGTTAAATCATTAACCCTCCCTGTGGTCTGACTGCCCCTCATAACTTCCCACCACTGGTAAAACGTAAATAGATACAaacgagggagggagggagaagaaatgtTGACGCAATCTGCTGACATTATAACTAAATACGAATCGAATTTGGCCCTGCCTAGCCAGAGCAGAGCCCTACCATGACATTAGCCCTGGTTTCCACTTCCTCGTTTTAGCTTCACCCAGAGAATTTCGGcatctctgcccctctccagacTTTGGATCTCAGAGGAAGTGTGCACGTTCTTGAGACATAATTCAGCATTCAGcattctcctcccttctccctggttcttgcACTGCCTGACCTTCCTTGTACCCCTCGATCCCGCTATTCCAACCGGCTGCTCTCGCCCACATGGCTCTTCAACGCCGGGTGAGTCAAGGAGGgtcagagcagggccggctctaacttttttgccaccccctTAGCCACCAAACCCCCTGAGCGCTGCCgaagcccctgcccctcctgagTGCTGCACCGCCGAAAGCCCCCCCTTAGCTCCGCACTGCGCCGCCAAAACCCTTGAGCGCCGAGCTGCCGAAACCCCCACTCCCCTTAGCACCGCACTGCGCTGCCAAA includes the following:
- the LOC127036548 gene encoding zinc finger protein 581-like, whose protein sequence is MDLHPFGPRPPRDGGADSRHQPPAREAPSGRRLKLEEDEEAARPRAPRAPPWPPGPGEAGPEQGEAARYGRYLLIDSQGLPYTVLVEEAGAAGERAGLRKVYCCPVCSRTFEYLSYLQRHSITHSEHKPHVCRACGKAFKRTSHLERHKYTHAGRKPHQCPICQRSFRDAGELAHHQRVHTGERPFQCEDCHMRFGERNTLQRHIRRKHRQQPPTP